The nucleotide sequence GTTTCAGCGCGCGGTAAAACGCCTTGAAGTAGTCTTGCGCGGTGCCGTGCGCAATCCAGTCGTGAACGTTGCGAAACGTCAAGACCATATCGGCCGAGCCGGCGGGCGCGATTTCGGTTTCAGCCGGCGGCTTGAGCGTGGTCACGATGACGCGGCCATAGACGGCGGGATCGGCCTTGAGCTTGTCCTGGAAAGTCTTGGCGCCCGGTCCGCCTCCCACCGCTTCGTAAAGCTTGCCGTGGTCCTTGAGCAAGGGCGCCAGAATCTCGGTGTACCAGCCGGCGCCGGGCGAGATCTCGACCACGGTCATCGCGGGCTTGATTCCGAAGAAGGTGAGCGTTTCGAGCGGATGGCGATATTTGTCGCGGGCCTTATTTGCCGCGGAACGCTGCGGTCCGGCGATCGCCGCCGAAAGCGCGTCCTCGGCGCCGGTGTCATCGCGGGAGGCTGTCGCCGGCCGCATCGATGAGATCGCAACGATCGATAGAGTAAGCAGGACATACAAGGGGAATCGGATTTGGTGCTTCACTTGCATGGGGGCCTTTTTCTCACTCTCTCAATTGCGAAACGCGTGGCGCTCGAGTTTCCAGGAACAACAATCTTACGCCGCACTCATATACGGGGCGAGGCGCCGGAATCGTGCATCGACGCCGGTGCACGGAGTGCGATAATTTTTTTCTGCGGCGCGCCTACGCGGGCGCGCGCCGCGCGCGGCAAACGTCCGACGCAGATCAGTCGTGGAGGTTCACGAGCGCTTTTTGCGGGTCTTTTTGCGCGACTCCCGGGTCTTGGCCTGCAGTCTGGATTTTTTCCGTTTGCGCCGCCGCTTGATTTCTTTTTGCCGTTCGCTTGCCATCTAACCTCTCTTCGCTTGTTACTTAGTCCAGCGGGACCGTCCGTTCCACCTTTGCGCCGGAGTCGAGATGGATTCCAGCCGAAGTCACGTAGGGCTTGCCCTTGCCGGACCGATTTTCCACATAAGCGTCGTAGTCGCCCGGGTCAAGCTTGAAGCGATGCTCACTTCCGGGATCGCTCTCGGCGACTTTGGTCTGCGTTCCCGCGCGCAAAATTACCACGCGAGTCGAGTTGTCGAACGGAACTTTAGACATCACGGTCTGCACCACCAAGTCCGCCTTCACAACTTCGTCGAGCGTCAGCTTCGCGCCATGCCCGGGCGCGAGCGCCACCGCGTGCCAGTCGTAGCCTTGCGGGGGCGCATCGACGTGGACGTTCACCTGTTGGGGCGCGAACAGATACTTGTCGCCCGTAATAAAGCTGGCGACCTTCGCGTGCGGCGAATCGGTGGTGGTCACGGTCACGCCGAAGCCGGGATCGGCGCCGGTCCTGTCTTTCACGCTGACCTGCAGCACGGCGACATTTTCAATGAGCACGGTGTGAGTGCGGCCGGCCTCGATCTGGACGCCGTCCTTGACGATCTGCCCGCCGACGATCGGCATCACCAGTTTGTATTGGCCCGGCGCCAGCGCGATCGACGAGCCGGGCGTGACCTGGCCGGCCTCCGTCCCGTTGGCCGCGATCAGGTGTGCGGGATTTTTCGCGCCCGCGCCGTCTTCGCCGAGTACGTCGAGCTTCAGGTTCCCGGTTTGGGCCGCGCCCGCAATCGCCGCGGCAATCGAGACGGCGGCGAGCAGGGCGATGGTGGTGGCGAGCAGGCGAATCGGTCTCATACGCGGATCGGTATCTTATGGGGGCGATGCGGCGTGCGCTACCGCGCCCGGCTAGCGCGATTATGTGTTCGCTGTTCGCGCAAACCGTTTTCTCTTATCGTCGCACCGCGACCGAGATGCCGCGGCGTGAAGCGACCCGCCTGATTTGATCAGGGGGTATAGAGCTCACACTCCGTGATCCCGCCGCCCACGATGAACCCGCCTGCGATCAGTACCTTCCCATTGAGCAGCAGCGTTGCAGTGTGCTGTTCGCGGGTCTGAAGCAGGTTGCAGGTGGCCGAGAAGGAATTGGCCACCGGATCATAGAGGTCATTGTTCGGGGTAATAAACCCGCCGGTGGTAAAGCTGGCTGAGATGAGCACCTGACCCATTCGCGGGCCGCTGGTGAACAGCGTCGCGGCATCGTACGCTTTGGCGTTGACCATGTTCGGGCCGGCCGTAAAAGTCGCGGTGGCTGGATCAAAAATCTCGGTGGTATTGCTGACGTTGTCGGTGCTCATGGTAACCCCGCCTGCGACCAGTACCTTTCCGCTGATCAGTAGGGTCGAGGTATGAAGCCTTCGCGGATCGAGCAAACTGCCCGAAGCGGAGAAGGTGTTGCCGACCGGAGTGAAAAGGTCTGTTGGAGCGATGTACGAAAAACCGCTACCAACGCCACCGATCAGCAGCACGTCATTCGCCAAGGGACCCGCCGTAAACAGGATGTCGGTCTGGAGTTGGCGCGGATTCGTCAGGTCGCCGATTGTGCTGAAAGTCCCGGCCACCGGGTCGTACAATTCCGCGGCCGGCACCAGCGTGACCAAGGGTCCGCCGACGCCACCCGCGATCAAGACTCCACTGGTGGTCAAAGTCGCGGTGTGATACGAGCGGGTACTGTTCAGGGGGCCGGTCACGGTCCAGGTTCCGGTCGCTGGGTCGTATAGTTCTGCCGAGGCGATGCTATGGCCGGTGGGGTCGGAGCCGCCCGCGACCAGCACCTTACCGCTCGGCAGCAGCGTCGCTGTATGGGAAACTCTGCCGGTTGTCATGCTCCCGGTTAAGCTGAAGGTACCGGTGACGGGATCGTAGAGTTCCGCGCTGGCCAGCGAGAGGCTGGCGCCCGGGCCATCGCCTCCCGCGATCAAGACTTTGCCCATCAGAGGGCCGCTCGTAAACAGCGTCGCCGTATGGGCATAGCGACCGACATTGAGGGGGCCGGTAACGCTGACGCTGCATGTAGCCGTCGAGGTTGGAGTCGGGGTCGGCGTCCGCGTCGAGGTACTGGTTGGGGTCGAAGTCCGCGTCGTGGTGGCGGTGGGAGTTAGCGTCGCGGTCGGCGTCGGGGTTGCGGACTGTGAACCCGTAGGGGTAGGCGTCGGGGTCTTTTTGTGCCGATGAAAAGACTGCCCGGAGCTACTGCCGTTATCGCAAGCAGAGAGAATAACAGCAAAACATAGTAACGCCGATAACAGTCTTAAGGACCGCAGCATCAAATTCCTCCCAGATTTCGGTTAATCGAATCCAGGAGGATTTTCGATTTGACCGGAATTTCGATTTTGAAGCCTGATGCACACTGTACGAAAGTCAGGCGTAGAGCAAACGTGAAGTTCGAGATCGGGTTTGACCTTGTGACTGAACCCGCGCGCAAATCTCTGTGACTCCTGAATCCGGGTTTCAGGCCGGATTCAGGGATGAACTATTCAGCCTGACCCCGCCCGATTCGACGTGCTATGCGTACGCTATGGTCAACCGCCAGGATCCCCCACACTCGCCGGCCTCGCCCGCAATCGGGCGACACCAGCTTCCTGCGGAAAAATTTTTGACGGAACAAAGCTAGAGCTAGAAGGGGGCCGTCCCAAAACCACTACCTAAGGTATAAATTGCGCTCTCCGGCTCTATTCGATCAGTCAGAATTGCGCCTGTCATCTCTCTTTCCACTTACTATCCGCTCGCGTTACGCTGGCTGAAAGCCAATGAAACTCTCGACCCGACTGCTCGGCACTTCCTACCGCTTCCGCTCGGTTAAGGAATTGCTTGCGCGCGCCAACGAAGCGCGCTCGGGCGACGAACTTGCGGGAATCGCCGCGCGCTCCGAGCGGGAACGAATCGCAGCCAAGGCGGTGCTCGCCGATCTCACGTTGAACGATCTCCGCGAGAACCCGGTCGTCGCCTACGACCGCGACGAAGTGACGCGCGTGATCGACGACGCGCTGGATCGCGACGCATTCGCCGCCGTGCGCAACCAGACCGTCGGCGAGCTGCGCGAATGGCTGCTCGATGACGCGACCACCGGCGACGCGATCCTCGCGACCGGGCGCGCAATCACCGCGGAGATCGCCGCTGCGGTCGCCAAGCTATGCGGCAATCTCGATCTGATCACGATTGCGTCGAAGATTCGCGTCGTCACCAGCGCGCGCACCACGCTTGGCCTCGCGGGCCGGCTCTCGACGCGCCTCCAGCCCAACCATCCGCGCGACGATCTCACCGCAGTCGCCGCCGCCATTTACGAAGGCCTCGCCTACGCGACCGGCGACGCGCTCATCGGCATCAACCCGTGTATCGACGAGCCCGACAACATCCGCCGATTGCTCGAACTCACCGCCGACATCATCGAGCGCACCGGAGCGCCGACGCAAAACTGCGTGCTCGGCCATATCACGACGCAGATGCGCGCGCTCGAGGCCGGCGCTCCGATGGACATCCTGTTCCAGAGCCTGGCGGGAACGGAGAAGGGCAACGCCGGTTTCGGGATTACGGTCAGGATGCTCGACGAAGGCTACGCGATGATCCGCGAGACCGGCAGGATCCGCTCGGCGAACCTGATGTACTTCGAAACGGGGCAGGGCTCCGAGCTGTCCGCCGATGCGCACGAGGGCGCGGACCAGGTCACGCTCGAGGCGCGATGCTACGGGCTTGCGCGCCGCTACGCGCCGCTGCTGGTCAACACAGTGGTGGGCTTCATCGGCCCCGAATATCTGTACGACGCGAAACAAATCACGCGCGCCGGCCTCGAGGATCATCTGATGGGCAAGCTGCTCGGAGTCCCGCACGGAGCCGACGCATGCTACACCAATCACGCTCGCGCCGATCAGAACGATTGCGAAAATCTGGCGGTGCTGCTGGCGTCGGCGGGATGCAACTACTTCATGGCGCTGCCGATGGGCGACGACGTGATGCTCTCTTATCAATCCACCAGCTATCACGATGCGGCGGCGCTGCGCGCAGTGCTCAAGCTGCGTACCGCGCCCGAGTTCGAGCAATGGTGCGAGCGCCGGGGGATTCTCCGCGACGGCTGTCTCACGGCGCGCGCCGGCGACGCGCGGCTGCTGCTGATGGATTCGCCGAGCAAGACCGACGGTGAGGCAGATTTCGACGCGATGCGCAAATCGACGCCCGCGCGGCTTGGGGTTGGACGCGCGGGTCCGCGCTACACGACGGCCGCGATGCTCTCTGTGCGGGCAGATCACGCGCGCGCCGTCGATGCGGTCACGGCGCTGGTCGGGCGAGATTGGCCGCAGCGCAACGGCCTGCTCGAAGTTCACTCGCAAGCGCTCACGCGCGAAGATTATATCCGCTATCCCGAGCGCGGCCGGCGTCTTGGCGCCGTCGATGCTGCTCGCGTCGCGCGACTTGCGCCGCGCGGACGCGGCAAATCGGCGACGCCCAGCGTGCTGCTATGCGTCGGCGACGGACTTTCATCGGCGGCGGTGGAGAAGAACGCGGGGCCGCTGATGCGCGCGCTCAGGCGGCGGCTCTCGTCGCGATACCGGCTCCTGAAGCCGATGTTCATTCGAAATGCGCGGGTCAGAATCGAAGACCATCTGGGCGAAATATTGCGCCCCGACGTGGTCTGCATGATCGTCGGCGAGCGTCCCGGCCTGGCCACCGCCGAGAGCCTGAGCGCGTACGTGATTTATCGGCCCACGCTCAAATCGATCGAGCCCGAGCGCACGGTGATATCGAACATTCATCGCGGCGGGATTCCGATCGCGCAAGCCGGGCGCAAAATCGCGGCGCTGATCGACGACGCGATCCGATTGCGGGCCTCGGGCGCCGCTCTCGCGCAGAAAATTGCGCCGGCAACGTGACTGCCGATACTCTCATCTTTCGCTTTCCGAATACTGGGTGCAGGGGTCACCCCTGCCGCGGCTGGCGCGTGCTCATCCGAAAAACTACGCTGGAAAACTGCCATGTCCGATCGCGAATCAGTGCTTGCCGCCAACCGCGCCTTTTACGACGCCTTCGAAAGTCTCGACGCGGAAAAGATGGAAGCGGTTTGGCTGCGCGACCCGCGAATCATTTGCATCCATCCCGGATGGCGCAAACTTTCGGGATGGGGCCCGATCATGGCGAGCTGGGAGCGCATCCTCGACAACGTATTCGAGATGAAGTTCGAGCTTGGCGAGATTGAAGTGACGATCAGCGGCGATCTGGCGATCGTCGTCGTCGAGGAAAGCCTGACCCAGCGCGGCTACGACGGCAACGAACGCTCGAACGTGCTCGCCACCAATGTGTTCGAGCGCGTGGGCAACCGATGGTTCATGGTGATGCATCATGGGTCGCCGGTGCTCGCGCCGCCCGACGACGAGCCGCCGCTCCAGTAATTCGCAAGCTGCCGCAACTGTGCGGGGAGAAAATTGGACGATGCTCAAGCGCGTTGACAGAATTCAGATTGCGGTCGCCGACATCAATGCGGCCGAGCGGGTGGTCGCAGAAGTCTTTGGCGCGGAGCTAATTCGCCGCGACAAGGCGGCGCCGCTTGGCGCCAGGCGAACCACGATGCAAGCGGGGACGAGCCTCGTCGAAATTCTCGAACCCGACGGGGCAGGAGCGGTCCAGGATTTTGTCTCGAAGTGGCAGACCGGACTGTTCGGCGCGGGATTTTCGGTGGACGACCCCGCCGCCGCCGCGCATCACCTCGCCAAGTGCGGCGTCGGCTTCGAGCAATCCGCGGGACAACTCTATCTCGACGCCGCCGCGACGTTTGGGATGCGCACCGTAATTTCGCAGCATCAGGAACGCGCGCCCGCCGGCGCGATAAAATGGGCCTACGAAGTCACCAACGTCGTTGGCGATTGGCAGGCGGCGTCGGCCCGCTATGCGCGCATCTTCGGCCTCGACGCGGCGAAGTTCAGCCCGATCGAGAGCAAGGATTTCGGCTACACGGGTACGCTGACGCTGTTCGATCCTCCCGCGCGTCTTGACCGCGTCGAGATCGCGCAGATCACCGACGCCACGCTTGCGATGGGCCGTTTTCACCAACGGCGCGGCGATTCGCTGTACATGTTTTTCGTCGAGACCGACGACGTCGGCGCGCTCGAACGGCGCCTGCAAGAGCGCGGCGCGCGTTTCGCGGCGCATCACCGCGACGAGGCGGAGCTGGCGGAATTGTTCATCCATCCTTCGGCATTTCTCGGCGTGCTGGTCGGGGTGAGCCGCACCGAGCATGCGTGGCTGTGGTCGGGCGATCCCGAGCGTGCGCGGCGCGCCGCGACGGCGCGGCAGGGGTGACCCCTGCACCCGGTATTAAGGCCGCCCGCCGTTGGCGGGCGCGGCCGCGATTGCGGGCTACTTTGCCTCGCGCATCGCGCGCACCAGAATCGCCGCCAGCTCCGGCCGGGTGAATTCGGGCGGCGGCGCATCGCCCGCCCGCAGCATCTCGCGAACCTTCGTTCCCGACAGTATCAAGCGGTCTTGATCGGTATGCGGGCAGGTCTTGAACGACGCCATCGAATTGCATCGCTTGCAGTAGAACGTGTTCTCGAAGGTCAGCGGCGTTATCCCCATTTCGGACGGCTCGAAGCGCTCGAAGATTTTCTGCGCGTCGTAGCTGCCGTAGTAATTGCCGACGCCGGCGTGATCGCGCCCGACGATGAAATGCGTGCATCCGTAGTTGCGCCGCGCGATCGCGTGCAGGATCGCCTCGCGCGGGCCGCCGTAGCGCATGTGCGCCGGGAACACGCCGATCATCGCGCGATTTTTCGGATAGTACAGGTCGAGCAGAACCTTGTAAGTCTCCATCCTGACCGCGGCGGGCACGTCGTCGCCTTTGGTTTCTCCAACCAGCGGATGGATCATCAGACCGTCGCAGATTTCGAGCGCCGCTTTCTGGATATACTCGTGCGCGCGATGAGTCGGGTTGCGGGTTTGGAAGGCGACGATTTTTTTCCATCCCCGCTCGCGAAACGCCGCCCGCGTCTGTCGCGGCTCGCGCGGAAATTCCAGGAAGGTGCGGCCCGGTATTTCCTCGATCAGTGTGAGCTTGCCCGCCAGGCAGTACGGCGGCATCGAGGTGACGTTCTTGGCCCCCGGATGCGCGTCCTCGGCGGTGCCGAAAACATTTTGCGCTTCGTTTTTGCGATCGACTTGGTAAATTTCCGCAAGCTTCAGAATCGCCAGCCGCCGGCCGTCTTCGGCCGCCAGCGCGATATCCTGTCCGGCTTTCAGTGATTTCGCTTTCGCTTCATCGACGCCGAGTGTGATTGGAATGGACCACGGCACTCCCGACGCAAGCCGCATCTCGTCGCGCGAGCGAATATAGTCCGCCTCGCCCATGAAACCGGTCAGCGGAGAGAAGGCGCCTGACGCGAGCATCTCGAGATCGGCCAGGTCGCGCGCGTTGAGCGCAACGGCGGCGAGTTTCGCGCCGTGCGCCGCCAGCGCGGCGCGCTCGGAGGCCGGCGCTTTCAGATCGACCAGCTCGCCGCCGCCATGAGCCGCGATTGCGTCCTCGCGCACGCTCATCGCCGTGCTCCCTTGCTGACGTAGTTCAGCTCCTCGAGCCGCCCGAGCAACTTGCCCAGGCTCTGCGCGACGGTTTCCGTGCCGGTATCGACAATCAGTTCGGGCTTCAGCGGCTCTTCGTAGGGGTCCGAGACGCCGGTGAAAGATTTGATCTCGCCGGCCAGCGCCTTTTTGTAGAGCCCTTTGACGTCGCGCTCGACGAGTTTTTCGATCGTGCAGCGGACATAGACTTCGACGAAGCGCTCATGATTGCGGCGCACCTCGTCGCGAATCTCGCGGTAGGGCGAAATCGCCGCTGAAATGGCGATCACCCCGTTGCGCGCCAGCAGATGGCAGACATAGCCGATGCGCCGGATGTTGATGTCGCGATCCTCTTTGGAAAAGCCAAGTCCCTTGGAAAGATTGGTGCGGACTTCGTCACCGTCGAGGATTTCTACGCGATGCGCGCGCCGGCGCAATTCTTCGGCGGCCAGATTGGCAAGCGTGGACTTTCCCGCCCCGGACAGGCCTGTAAACCACAAGGTAAAACCTTGATCCATCGGCAAAAACTGATGCTCCCTTAAGAATTAGATTACTTGGTGAACGTTGAAAGTTACTTAATCTTATCGAGAGAAACAAGGCTGCCGCTGGTACTGGAGTTGGGCGCCGGCTGCCCGGTTCAGGCGCGCGCAGCCGGCAGGTTCAGGTGAATCGCCAGCGCGGCTGGCGAGCCGAAGATTTCTGTGGCGCCTGCCGCGAGCAACCGATCGCGCGCGACCTCGGTGGCCGCGATTCCATAAAATCGCACGCCACAACTTTGCGCGGCCAGCAGGTCGGCTTCGCTGTCGCCAACAAACGCGGCCTGCGATCGATCGGCGGAAAACAATTCGAGTGCGCGAATCAGCATGTCGGGCGCCGGCTTGAGTCCGAGCATCGTGTCGCGTCCGACGATTGCGTCGATCGATGCGCCGGCGTTCCTGTCGAACCAGCGCTTGACCGTTCTCGACGAGTTGGAGGTCACGATCGCGACGGCGGCGCCGGTTTCTTTCAGGGCCGCGAGCGCTTCGATCGCGCCTTCGAGCGGTTGCGCGCGATCGACTCCCGCCAGCTCGATTTTCTCGATTATCTCCGAAGCGCGGCGCAGCCCTTCCGTGACCCGGGGTTGGTTGATCTGCGCGAGCATGAGCGTGCGGTAGGCGCCGTAGAGCGGGAGATTGCCGCGCGGGATTCGCGCGAACAGTTGGTCAGGCGCACCGATGGAGCGCAGGTAGGGTTCGAGGATTAGCCGGCCGCCGGCCCAATCGACCTCGGGCTCGAGCCGCGCGATGGTGTTGTCGAAATCGAACATCCAGAGCTTGTACATCACGGATGAAGGCGAACCCTGGATTGATAACCGTCGAATTCAATGATCGCCGGCGATGGATTTTCCGCGTATCCGGCAAGCAGCTTGAACGCCTCCGCTGTCGCGAGCATCGCGATAAAATCCGCGACTTCCGAGCGGCTAGCCACTGCCGGGTGCATCGGCGCATCGACGGTTGTCGGGCTGGGCGACCCGCCGGGGACGACGGTGATTTTTCCCGGCGCGTCCAGGCGCGCGACTACCCACGCCCGCACCTCGCGACAGCTCACGATTTCATATGCAACTTTTCGCGCCGCTTCGCTTCCAACGATCAAGAGCGCCAAATCGACGCGGCCTTCCGGCTCATCCGCGACAGTGACGGATACGCCGGCGTTCAGTTCGCGCGCGGCGGCGATTTTCCCGGCGAATCCACCGTGGTCGCCGGCCACTTTAACCCCGATCGCTCCGACCCCTGCGCCAACCAGATAGGCGAGCGGCGCTTCGATATCGCGCGCATCGCCCGCCAGCAGCATCTGTGCGGCAATCAAGCGTTCCTGGCCACGGCCGCCGACGCGCGGCACGATTATCTGGCGGCTGTAGCGTTCGATTTGCGCGTCAGTCAGCGTCATCGCGATTCCGTCAATTGCCCGGCGCCTGCGACTGGCGCCGCCTGCGCGCATCGCGACCATCCGGCTTCCACGCGCCGCAGCCGCAGCCGGGGCGCGGGCTAACCGCCGCAATCCGCACCCGGGCCGGGCCGGACGCGTCGTAGGTGAGGATTTTTCCCGAGAGCAAGGGCGTTTGCGCACGCGCGGCGCGCATCGCCTCCGCCGCCTGCATCTGGCCGATCGCGCCGGCGACGGGACCGACGATCCCCGCCTCGCGACAACTCCGGCCTTCGTCGTCATCGGGCGGAGTCTCGAACACGCATCGGATGCACGCCGTCTGGCCCGGAATTACCGTCATCGCCTGCCCGGTCATCCCGACTACACCGCCATAAACGAACGGCGTCCGCGCGGCGATACAGGTGTCGTTGATCAAGAATTTCGCCGCCGGACTGTCAGTCGCGTCGATTACAAAGTCGTGTGCGGCGACCAGGCGCGCCGCGTTGGACGCTTCGAGCGCAATCGGATGGCGTTCGACGCTGACCTCGGGAAACCGCTCGACCAGCCACCGCGCCGCCGCATCAACCTTCGGCGTGCCGGTATCCCGGCTTCGATAGATCACCTGGCGAGCGAGATTCGACAGTTCTACCGGGTCGGGATCGATCAGCGTCAGCCGCGGTGCGCCGGCGCGCGCCAGCGCCCACAACGCGGGAACGCCGAGTCCCCCCAAGCCGACGATCAGTATTCGTTGTGTTGCCACTTCGTCGTGCTTCTCCCGCCCGTCGAGAGCCGCAACGCCATCAGTGCTTGTGGGAGCTGGTGATAAATCCTGCGACGACGATAAGCCTGCAACCGCTAACAGTTGGCTGACGGTAATATGCAAGCGCGGGCGTTGTCAATCGATGGACCAATCGGTCAGGCGCGTGTCAATTAGCTTGCCAATTGGCTTGCCACTCGCCTCTTATTTGTCTATGGTGCCGCAACGTGCGCGGGGGCCTTATGGCGGGGGAACGAAATTCGCACGGCCGGACTGCGGATTTTGCGGATCAAATACATTAGGAGATCGACTATGACTTATCGATGGGCGGGGCTGGCTATTGGTCTGTTACTCTTGGTCGCAGGTCTGTCTCTGGGCACGGCGGGATGCGACCCGTGCCCTTCTTGTTCCGGTCACGCCCAACCCCCCGGTCCGCCGCCTTCCAGCGCGACCGGCCAGGGTCTTATCGCGATCGACACGGCGCACAATGTCGGCTATGTGCCGATCTACACGCTGACAAGCGGCGGCGGAGCGGCGATTAATCCTGATGCTTCATCCGAGCCTGCTACGTCGGTTCCGGGTAGCTCGCAGTTGGCGGTCGTTGACCTGACGATCGGCGCGGCTAATCCGATCATCAAGCTTATCGAACTGTCAAGCGTGGTTGAGCCGACCGGCGGTGCGTTCAATGAAAAGAACGGTCGCGTGTACGCCGAAGGACGCCTCGGCGACGGCACGGTGAGCATCTTTGAAATCGACACGACGACCCAGGCGGTCATCAACACAATTCCCTGTCCAGGGATCACCAACGGCGGCACTTGGGGCGGAATCGTTGCCGATCCCGTGCGTAACCTACTGGTGGTGGCCGGAACCTCAACGATCGGCCTGATGGATACCTCGGTGGAACCGCCGGTCTTCAATGCCGCATCGGTGGTCTCCGTCGCCGGCACCGATTCGCTCTCGCTCAACACAACGACCGGCATTCTCTTCGTCTCAACGGACGGAACCAATCAGATCATAAATATCGCTAACCTCCCGCTGGTCGTGCTCGCCTTCGAACGCACCGAGGCTACAACGGACGGAGTCGGATTCGATCCCGCGACTAACATCCTGCTGCAAACCGATGAGGTCGGCGCCGACCACGGCACCGCCTTCAACTTCGAAACGCTCGATACGACCGTGACGCCGGCTACCGCGCTGAATATTGGATTCGACGGACTTGGATTTCTCGAACCAATTGGCGAAGGGCCGGGCGGGCAGGCGGTCGTCGATGGGGTCACGCATCAGGGGGTCATCAGCGACGAGTTCGGTCAGAATCTGAAGATGATTCATCTGCCGGCGGCGAAGGTGACAGGCGCACTCGACAACAATGGCCAGCCTGGAAGCCCCACCAATCCGGACGCGGCGTCGGTGTTTACGATTTGCGCGACCGTGATTCCGAAGGGAGATGTGAGCAGCACGCCGACCCAGCTCGGTATCGTCGGCGATCCCAACTCGTTGTCCATCGATGTGAAAAATAATCTGGCCTACATGCTTGCCGATACGCTCCCGTACTTTCACTCCTGGGCGAACGATCATGATCCGGCGCCGCCGCTGTTCCTGGTTCGCGTCGATCTGTCAGCGCCCGTGCTCGGTGGAAGTCCGACTGGCGGCACGCAATGGAACCCGACCAGCGCAGCCATCCCGATGCCGTGATGGCTATCGATCGCTGACATCGCGCTGCGCGCGCGCTATCCGATCAGCAGTTCGGCGATCTGAACGCCGTTGAGCGCCGCGCCCTTGCGCAACTGGTCGCCCACCACCGGGAAGTTCAGCGCGTTGGGGCAGTTCAGGTCTTTGCGGATTCGCCCGACGAAGCAATTGGTCGGGCGCCTGCCGATTCGTTTGCCACTCGCCTCGCATTTGTCTATGTTGCCGCAACAGCAGGGGGCCTTGCGGCGGGGGAACGGATTTCGCACGGCCCGACTGCGGATTTCGCAGACGAAATGCATAGGAGATCGCCTATGGCTCCTCGGTG is from Candidatus Binatus sp. and encodes:
- a CDS encoding methyltransferase — its product is MRPATASRDDTGAEDALSAAIAGPQRSAANKARDKYRHPLETLTFFGIKPAMTVVEISPGAGWYTEILAPLLKDHGKLYEAVGGGPGAKTFQDKLKADPAVYGRVIVTTLKPPAETEIAPAGSADMVLTFRNVHDWIAHGTAQDYFKAFYRALKPGGILGITDHRADPSQPQDPNAKNGYVRQDYMIKLAEEAGFKLTGASEINANPKDLRDHPVWYLPPTLRLGEKDRAKYLAIGESDRMTLKFTKPATEPQPH
- a CDS encoding VOC family protein codes for the protein MLKRVDRIQIAVADINAAERVVAEVFGAELIRRDKAAPLGARRTTMQAGTSLVEILEPDGAGAVQDFVSKWQTGLFGAGFSVDDPAAAAHHLAKCGVGFEQSAGQLYLDAAATFGMRTVISQHQERAPAGAIKWAYEVTNVVGDWQAASARYARIFGLDAAKFSPIESKDFGYTGTLTLFDPPARLDRVEIAQITDATLAMGRFHQRRGDSLYMFFVETDDVGALERRLQERGARFAAHHRDEAELAELFIHPSAFLGVLVGVSRTEHAWLWSGDPERARRAATARQG
- a CDS encoding HAD-IA family hydrolase; amino-acid sequence: MYKLWMFDFDNTIARLEPEVDWAGGRLILEPYLRSIGAPDQLFARIPRGNLPLYGAYRTLMLAQINQPRVTEGLRRASEIIEKIELAGVDRAQPLEGAIEALAALKETGAAVAIVTSNSSRTVKRWFDRNAGASIDAIVGRDTMLGLKPAPDMLIRALELFSADRSQAAFVGDSEADLLAAQSCGVRFYGIAATEVARDRLLAAGATEIFGSPAALAIHLNLPAARA
- the cysC gene encoding adenylyl-sulfate kinase produces the protein MDQGFTLWFTGLSGAGKSTLANLAAEELRRRAHRVEILDGDEVRTNLSKGLGFSKEDRDINIRRIGYVCHLLARNGVIAISAAISPYREIRDEVRRNHERFVEVYVRCTIEKLVERDVKGLYKKALAGEIKSFTGVSDPYEEPLKPELIVDTGTETVAQSLGKLLGRLEELNYVSKGARR
- the sat gene encoding sulfate adenylyltransferase → MSVREDAIAAHGGGELVDLKAPASERAALAAHGAKLAAVALNARDLADLEMLASGAFSPLTGFMGEADYIRSRDEMRLASGVPWSIPITLGVDEAKAKSLKAGQDIALAAEDGRRLAILKLAEIYQVDRKNEAQNVFGTAEDAHPGAKNVTSMPPYCLAGKLTLIEEIPGRTFLEFPREPRQTRAAFRERGWKKIVAFQTRNPTHRAHEYIQKAALEICDGLMIHPLVGETKGDDVPAAVRMETYKVLLDLYYPKNRAMIGVFPAHMRYGGPREAILHAIARRNYGCTHFIVGRDHAGVGNYYGSYDAQKIFERFEPSEMGITPLTFENTFYCKRCNSMASFKTCPHTDQDRLILSGTKVREMLRAGDAPPPEFTRPELAAILVRAMREAK
- a CDS encoding kelch repeat-containing protein, whose product is MGKVLIAGGDGPGASLSLASAELYDPVTGTFSLTGSMTTGRVSHTATLLPSGKVLVAGGSDPTGHSIASAELYDPATGTWTVTGPLNSTRSYHTATLTTSGVLIAGGVGGPLVTLVPAAELYDPVAGTFSTIGDLTNPRQLQTDILFTAGPLANDVLLIGGVGSGFSYIAPTDLFTPVGNTFSASGSLLDPRRLHTSTLLISGKVLVAGGVTMSTDNVSNTTEIFDPATATFTAGPNMVNAKAYDAATLFTSGPRMGQVLISASFTTGGFITPNNDLYDPVANSFSATCNLLQTREQHTATLLLNGKVLIAGGFIVGGGITECELYTP
- a CDS encoding nuclear transport factor 2 family protein — encoded protein: MSDRESVLAANRAFYDAFESLDAEKMEAVWLRDPRIICIHPGWRKLSGWGPIMASWERILDNVFEMKFELGEIEVTISGDLAIVVVEESLTQRGYDGNERSNVLATNVFERVGNRWFMVMHHGSPVLAPPDDEPPLQ
- the eutC gene encoding ethanolamine ammonia-lyase subunit EutC; amino-acid sequence: MKLSTRLLGTSYRFRSVKELLARANEARSGDELAGIAARSERERIAAKAVLADLTLNDLRENPVVAYDRDEVTRVIDDALDRDAFAAVRNQTVGELREWLLDDATTGDAILATGRAITAEIAAAVAKLCGNLDLITIASKIRVVTSARTTLGLAGRLSTRLQPNHPRDDLTAVAAAIYEGLAYATGDALIGINPCIDEPDNIRRLLELTADIIERTGAPTQNCVLGHITTQMRALEAGAPMDILFQSLAGTEKGNAGFGITVRMLDEGYAMIRETGRIRSANLMYFETGQGSELSADAHEGADQVTLEARCYGLARRYAPLLVNTVVGFIGPEYLYDAKQITRAGLEDHLMGKLLGVPHGADACYTNHARADQNDCENLAVLLASAGCNYFMALPMGDDVMLSYQSTSYHDAAALRAVLKLRTAPEFEQWCERRGILRDGCLTARAGDARLLLMDSPSKTDGEADFDAMRKSTPARLGVGRAGPRYTTAAMLSVRADHARAVDAVTALVGRDWPQRNGLLEVHSQALTREDYIRYPERGRRLGAVDAARVARLAPRGRGKSATPSVLLCVGDGLSSAAVEKNAGPLMRALRRRLSSRYRLLKPMFIRNARVRIEDHLGEILRPDVVCMIVGERPGLATAESLSAYVIYRPTLKSIEPERTVISNIHRGGIPIAQAGRKIAALIDDAIRLRASGAALAQKIAPAT